One genomic region from Anabaena sp. PCC 7108 encodes:
- a CDS encoding TldD/PmbA family protein, producing MKITELSTLEKTFNQIVETLLIKKAENEHFTVRLSSESSQFTRFNCAKVRQTGYVNDGSIQLTLIANERSSFRQFPLTGNWDIDWQLAYTALEELREDLTILPIDPYLVLPTGNNASREVNIGKLLVPENVINNILESVADLDFTGMYAGGIVIRAYGDSSGQKHWFATDSFTLDYSLFIESGQAVKGTFAGSNWDESAYLAKINDGKNQLAMLSRPVKELPKGQYKTYFAPAAVADLLGMLSWGAISEADIQQGNSALAVLSRQEKQLSPKFNLQENFQLGLVPRFNELGEMAAPELSLIEKGVLRNTLVNSRTAKEYNKIANGANASETLRSPEITPGNLAFEQILQSLDTGLYVANLHYLNWSDRPSGRITGMTRYACFWVENGEIVAPIANLRFDESLYRFWGAENLVDLTNFQEFIPEVGTYESRQLGGTLVPGMLVKNFTYTL from the coding sequence ATGAAAATTACAGAATTATCAACCTTAGAAAAAACTTTTAATCAAATTGTGGAAACTCTGCTAATTAAAAAAGCAGAAAATGAACATTTTACGGTGAGACTCAGCAGCGAAAGTAGTCAATTTACCCGCTTTAATTGTGCGAAAGTTAGACAAACAGGTTATGTTAATGATGGTTCGATTCAACTGACATTAATAGCAAATGAACGCAGTAGTTTTCGTCAGTTTCCCTTGACTGGGAATTGGGACATAGATTGGCAATTAGCATACACGGCTTTAGAGGAATTACGGGAAGATTTGACTATATTACCTATTGATCCTTATTTAGTTTTACCTACCGGAAATAATGCAAGTAGAGAAGTAAATATAGGCAAATTATTAGTACCAGAAAATGTTATTAATAACATTTTAGAATCAGTTGCTGATTTAGATTTTACTGGAATGTATGCTGGGGGAATTGTCATCAGAGCTTATGGCGATTCTAGCGGACAAAAACACTGGTTTGCTACTGATTCTTTCACCTTAGACTATTCTTTGTTTATAGAATCAGGACAAGCTGTTAAAGGGACTTTTGCCGGCAGCAATTGGGATGAATCTGCTTATCTAGCTAAAATAAATGATGGCAAAAACCAATTAGCAATGCTGTCTCGTCCAGTTAAAGAATTACCAAAAGGACAATATAAAACCTATTTTGCTCCAGCTGCGGTGGCTGATTTATTGGGTATGCTTTCTTGGGGTGCTATTAGTGAAGCAGATATTCAACAAGGTAATAGTGCTTTAGCTGTTTTATCACGTCAAGAAAAACAACTTTCACCAAAATTTAATTTGCAAGAAAACTTTCAATTAGGTTTAGTTCCCAGATTTAATGAATTAGGAGAAATGGCCGCACCGGAATTATCTCTAATAGAAAAAGGAGTTTTGAGAAATACTCTAGTTAATTCTCGTACAGCCAAAGAATATAATAAAATTGCTAATGGTGCTAATGCTTCAGAAACCTTACGTTCTCCAGAAATAACCCCAGGTAATTTGGCATTTGAGCAGATTTTACAAAGTTTAGATACAGGGTTATATGTTGCTAATTTACATTATTTAAATTGGAGCGATCGCCCTAGTGGTAGAATTACAGGTATGACTCGCTATGCCTGTTTTTGGGTAGAAAATGGTGAAATTGTCGCCCCCATTGCCAACCTGCGTTTTGATGAAAGTCTCTATCGCTTTTGGGGTGCAGAAAATTTAGTAGATTTAACCAACTTTCAAGAATTTATTCCTGAAGTCGGAACCTATGAAAGTCGGCAATTAGGAGGGACATTAGTTCCTGGGATGTTGGTAAAAAACTTCACTTATACTTTGTAA
- a CDS encoding Uma2 family endonuclease: MIIAQELESQPDISPDVIFPPSDLYSDEPTVETELHLRQIILLFKCLEWLWKDRTDFYAAGNLTIYYSPHQKKSEFFRGPDFFVVLGTERKTPKSWVVWEEDGKYPNFILEILSPSTANTDREYKKELYQNTFRTPDYFWFDPYTLEFAGFYLTNGKYQPLEPNEKGHLWSQQLGLYLGVYEGLLRYFTPGGELVPTPEESAAEETRKTAIQTRRAEQETERAEFAARKAERLAAKLRELNIDTDTI; this comes from the coding sequence ATGATCATTGCTCAAGAATTAGAATCACAACCAGACATCTCCCCAGATGTAATATTTCCTCCTAGTGATTTATATAGTGATGAACCGACCGTCGAAACAGAACTGCATCTACGACAAATAATTTTACTTTTCAAATGTCTAGAATGGTTGTGGAAAGATAGAACTGATTTCTATGCTGCGGGAAATCTGACTATTTATTATAGTCCTCACCAAAAGAAATCAGAATTTTTCCGCGGTCCTGATTTTTTTGTTGTTTTGGGAACAGAACGCAAAACCCCTAAAAGTTGGGTAGTGTGGGAAGAAGATGGTAAATATCCTAATTTTATTTTAGAAATTCTTTCACCGAGTACAGCTAATACTGATAGAGAATATAAAAAAGAACTTTATCAAAATACTTTCCGCACACCGGATTATTTTTGGTTTGACCCTTATACCTTAGAATTTGCAGGTTTTTATTTAACAAATGGAAAATATCAACCTTTAGAACCCAATGAAAAAGGTCATTTATGGAGTCAACAGCTAGGTTTATATTTAGGAGTTTATGAGGGTTTGTTAAGGTATTTTACCCCAGGAGGAGAGTTAGTACCCACACCAGAAGAAAGCGCAGCAGAGGAAACTAGAAAAACAGCAATACAAACACGAAGAGCTGAACAAGAAACAGAAAGAGCAGAATTTGCAGCAAGAAAAGCAGAACGTTTAGCGGCAAAATTGCGAGAATTAAATATTGACACAGATACAATTTAA
- a CDS encoding TldD/PmbA family protein — protein sequence MWKQLTTAISDLNIPADWVGIRAVKTTSTHHSVRDGLPQSNGKTLDIGAMIEVIVDGCLGYAATNSLDISSLENAAKIAYKQAIAASKWWIYPVSESTRPKVVGEYKSPFLEPLDATNPGEINNLLIRICQKLKINDKIIQTTARVRTQQKETWFVSSNGSEVYQNILSLGNHFSAIAKDGEIVQRRTNNGEEANYYQGSWELFQEDNLWHQVQKVGEQVLELLTAEECPNTRTTLVLAPDQMMLQIHESIGHPLEIDRILGDERNYAGGSFVSKNDFGKLEYGSPLMNITFDPTVAGEFSSYGFDDTGAVATKEYIIKKGILQRGLGSLESQARADLTGVACARACSWNRPPIDRMANLNLEPGNATFEEIISGIEHGIYMESNRSWSIDDQRYKFQFGCEYAKLIENGKLTKTLRNPNYRATTPEFWHSLIQVGNNSSWQMYGTPYCGKGEPNQAIFVGHGSPVCGFANIEVFGGG from the coding sequence ATGTGGAAACAACTAACAACAGCCATTTCCGATTTAAACATTCCAGCAGACTGGGTAGGAATTAGAGCCGTAAAAACCACTTCAACCCATCATTCCGTGCGTGATGGTTTACCCCAAAGTAATGGTAAAACATTAGATATAGGAGCAATGATAGAAGTTATAGTTGATGGTTGTTTAGGATATGCAGCCACCAACTCATTAGATATTTCCAGCTTAGAAAACGCTGCAAAAATTGCCTATAAACAAGCAATTGCAGCCAGTAAATGGTGGATATATCCGGTTAGTGAAAGTACACGTCCCAAAGTTGTAGGAGAATATAAATCACCATTTTTAGAACCATTAGATGCTACTAATCCAGGAGAAATAAACAATTTACTAATTCGGATTTGTCAAAAGCTGAAAATCAACGATAAAATCATTCAAACCACAGCTAGAGTTCGCACACAGCAAAAAGAAACCTGGTTTGTGAGTAGTAATGGTTCTGAAGTATATCAAAATATTCTTTCCCTTGGTAATCATTTTAGTGCAATAGCTAAAGATGGAGAAATCGTTCAAAGACGCACTAATAACGGTGAAGAAGCGAACTATTATCAAGGTAGTTGGGAACTTTTCCAAGAAGATAATTTATGGCATCAAGTTCAAAAGGTTGGTGAACAGGTATTAGAATTATTAACAGCAGAAGAATGTCCAAATACCCGCACTACTTTAGTTTTAGCACCAGACCAAATGATGCTACAAATTCATGAAAGTATCGGACATCCTTTAGAAATTGACCGCATTTTAGGAGATGAACGCAACTATGCTGGAGGTAGCTTTGTTAGCAAAAATGATTTTGGTAAACTAGAATATGGTTCACCCCTCATGAATATCACCTTTGATCCTACAGTAGCAGGTGAATTTTCTAGTTATGGTTTTGATGACACTGGTGCAGTAGCCACCAAAGAATATATTATTAAAAAAGGCATTTTACAACGAGGTTTAGGTAGCTTAGAAAGTCAAGCTAGAGCAGATTTAACCGGTGTTGCTTGTGCGCGGGCTTGTTCCTGGAATCGTCCCCCGATAGACAGAATGGCTAACTTAAATTTAGAACCAGGAAATGCCACTTTTGAGGAAATTATATCAGGAATAGAACATGGTATTTACATGGAATCTAACCGTTCTTGGTCAATAGATGATCAACGTTATAAATTTCAATTTGGTTGTGAATATGCCAAATTAATTGAAAACGGTAAACTGACCAAAACCCTTCGTAACCCTAACTATCGCGCTACCACACCAGAATTTTGGCACAGTTTAATTCAAGTTGGTAATAATTCCAGTTGGCAAATGTATGGTACACCATATTGCGGTAAAGGAGAACCAAATCAAGCTATTTTTGTAGGTCATGGTTCACCAGTTTGTGGATTTGCTAATATTGAAGTCTTTGGTGGTGGTTAA
- a CDS encoding four helix bundle protein yields the protein MSNYQPITDRTLELAIRVVKLCQELDKHPGVAKTISKQLLRSGTSIGANVDESQAAESTADFVHKLKIALKEGRETRYWLKLLMATDIIPEAKLLPIYGELNEVIKIIGAIIVKTQKNHQK from the coding sequence ATGAGCAATTATCAACCAATCACTGATAGAACACTTGAGCTTGCTATTCGTGTAGTCAAACTTTGTCAGGAATTAGATAAACACCCTGGAGTTGCAAAAACAATATCTAAACAATTACTTCGTTCTGGTACATCCATTGGTGCAAACGTTGATGAATCACAAGCAGCAGAGAGTACAGCAGATTTTGTTCACAAATTAAAAATTGCTTTAAAAGAAGGACGAGAAACTAGATATTGGTTAAAATTGCTCATGGCTACTGATATAATACCCGAAGCAAAATTACTACCGATTTATGGTGAACTTAATGAAGTCATAAAGATAATTGGTGCTATCATTGTCAAAACACAAAAAAATCATCAAAAGTGA
- the cysS gene encoding cysteine--tRNA ligase — protein MTLSIYNTLTRRQEPFTTVDPGKVKMYYCGVTVYDYCHLGHARACIVWDVVRRYLEFIGYDVRYIQNFTDVDDKILNRARLENSTMEAVSERFIKAYFEDMARLGIKEADEYPRATHTMNGIKRLIHDLEQKGFAYPSDGDVYYAVRKFDGYGKLSGRKLDDMQAGASERVNVEDPEYQKKKDPFDFALWKAAKPSEPAWDSPWGKGRPGWHIECSAMVRDRLGDTIDIHAGGADLIFPHHENEIAQSEAVTGKPLANYWLHNGMVKVDGEKMSKSLGNFITIRELLDRGVDPMAVRLFVMMAQYRKPIDFTDEAILAATNGWHTIKEGLLFGYQHRKKLGWDESNLIQNPKSKIQNSQIERFKEAVNDDFNFPGGLVIIFELAKELNRERNIIVHQGKTETPANELLQKWQTLTTLADVLGLTTKPEIETPKPDSISDVEIEELIQRRQEARKAKNFAESDRIRDELLIKSITLIDSKEGTRWQRKN, from the coding sequence ATGACCCTATCTATTTACAATACTCTCACCCGTCGTCAAGAACCATTTACCACCGTCGATCCTGGGAAGGTAAAGATGTATTATTGCGGTGTGACGGTTTACGACTATTGCCATTTGGGTCATGCTAGAGCTTGTATTGTTTGGGATGTAGTGCGTCGCTATCTTGAGTTTATCGGTTATGATGTGCGCTATATCCAAAATTTTACGGATGTTGATGATAAGATTCTTAACCGCGCACGGTTAGAAAATTCGACGATGGAAGCGGTATCAGAACGCTTTATTAAGGCATATTTTGAAGATATGGCACGTTTGGGAATTAAAGAAGCTGATGAATATCCCCGTGCAACCCATACCATGAACGGTATTAAAAGATTAATTCATGATTTAGAACAAAAAGGTTTTGCTTATCCATCTGATGGTGATGTTTATTATGCGGTGCGAAAGTTTGATGGATATGGCAAACTTTCAGGACGAAAATTAGATGATATGCAAGCTGGTGCAAGCGAAAGAGTAAATGTAGAAGATCCAGAATATCAAAAAAAGAAAGATCCCTTTGATTTTGCTTTGTGGAAAGCTGCAAAACCATCCGAACCTGCGTGGGACTCACCTTGGGGAAAAGGTCGTCCCGGATGGCATATAGAATGTTCAGCAATGGTGCGCGATCGCTTGGGTGATACCATTGACATTCATGCTGGTGGTGCTGACTTAATTTTCCCACATCATGAAAATGAAATTGCCCAATCTGAAGCAGTCACTGGTAAGCCTTTAGCTAATTATTGGTTACACAACGGTATGGTCAAAGTAGATGGTGAAAAAATGTCCAAATCCTTGGGTAATTTTATCACTATTCGGGAATTGCTAGATCGAGGTGTAGACCCAATGGCCGTAAGGTTATTTGTGATGATGGCACAATATCGTAAACCCATAGACTTTACCGATGAAGCAATTTTAGCAGCAACAAACGGCTGGCATACAATTAAAGAAGGATTACTTTTTGGTTATCAACATCGTAAAAAATTAGGCTGGGACGAATCTAATTTAATCCAAAATCCAAAATCTAAAATCCAAAATTCCCAGATTGAGAGATTTAAAGAAGCCGTTAATGATGACTTTAATTTTCCTGGTGGGTTAGTAATAATTTTTGAATTAGCCAAAGAACTAAATCGGGAAAGAAATATTATTGTACATCAAGGAAAAACAGAAACCCCAGCCAATGAATTACTTCAAAAATGGCAAACTCTAACTACATTAGCAGATGTTTTAGGTTTAACAACCAAACCAGAAATAGAAACTCCTAAACCAGATAGTATAAGCGATGTAGAAATTGAAGAATTAATTCAACGCAGACAAGAAGCGAGAAAAGCCAAAAACTTCGCCGAATCAGATCGTATTCGTGATGAACTATTAATAAAAAGCATCACCTTAATAGACAGCAAAGAAGGAACACGCTGGCAAAGAAAAAATTAA
- a CDS encoding Uma2 family endonuclease, translated as MIQALPKTKPVTFTEFVEWKPENKRYELHNGVIIEMNQPLGFHEWIIIFLNDIIFSEYKRLGLPYGISKTVLVKPTNNESAYSPDVLVLNRDNLINEFLWEKQATVSQAASIPLIIEVVSTNWRVDYLTKVKDYEEIGIAEYWIVDYLGLGGTPYIGNPKQPTISIYHLINGEYRVSQFRENETVASPTFPQLTLTANQIFQAGM; from the coding sequence ATGATTCAAGCTTTACCCAAAACTAAACCAGTAACTTTTACAGAGTTTGTGGAATGGAAACCAGAAAATAAAAGATATGAATTACATAATGGAGTAATTATTGAAATGAATCAACCTTTAGGTTTTCATGAATGGATTATCATTTTTCTGAATGACATCATCTTCTCAGAATATAAACGGTTAGGGTTGCCTTACGGTATATCTAAAACTGTTTTAGTTAAACCGACAAATAATGAATCTGCTTATTCACCAGATGTTTTAGTTTTAAATCGTGATAATTTAATCAATGAATTTTTATGGGAAAAACAAGCTACCGTTTCTCAAGCTGCATCAATACCTTTAATTATTGAAGTTGTGAGTACAAATTGGCGTGTTGATTATTTAACTAAAGTTAAAGATTATGAAGAAATTGGTATTGCTGAATATTGGATAGTTGATTATTTAGGTTTAGGTGGAACTCCCTATATAGGAAATCCCAAACAACCAACTATTTCTATCTATCATTTAATCAATGGAGAATATCGAGTTAGTCAATTTAGAGAAAATGAAACTGTAGCATCACCAACTTTTCCACAACTTACCCTTACTGCTAACCAGATTTTTCAAGCTGGTATGTAA